The following nucleotide sequence is from Citrus sinensis cultivar Valencia sweet orange chromosome 6, DVS_A1.0, whole genome shotgun sequence.
ctttttttccccaagCGGCGTGACGTGTGCTATTTGAAATTCGACCACCTCTTTGGCTGATTGGCTCTTACTTTCAAGTCCTTTGTGCTTGTGATTACATTTGTGAGAGCTTTGCTGCCACGCATTACCgagaaaatgttaaataaactaatccaaaaaaataaaataaaaaagttttatatttcaattttcaattaggGTGTTCCGGTCCGTCTAAGCTTACAGTagttttatttgacattttaccacctttttttttttggttgcatattattaatttttcgttaaaatttttaagttgtttatCGCATATTTCAATAAAGAGTTTGTTTTAGTCAGACCCTAAATTAAGAGGTCGGTCAGGCGCACCAACCCCATTACTCGTACGACgataaagagtaaaatttttagGCTCGcgagaaaaattaaacttaaaatctCAATACAATAAAGTGTCAGATCCCAAACCTTCAATCAATTAAACTACCCTTTACGAGAAAGGTCATAAACATAatttcacacacacatatatatagccAAATAAGATCGATAAAAATGGCATGGTAGTTTCTACTCCCACGAGCTTAtaaccagcagcagcagcagcattgataaattaaaaaaaaaaaaaaaccccaaaTAATGATAGCTTCAGATTTACTAATCTTCATCTGACCAATTGAATCGTTGGATTGTTTATCCAGTCGTTTACATTTTTTGAGTTTTACATTTTACTCTTGAAGAAAAGAGATCGTAGGAGAGCTTGTTGACCGAAGCATGGCATTGGGCCGTACGGTTAGCGTTGGGCGCGAGTCAAAGGAAAGCAGCCTTATTTCTTGTCTCTTGACTTGTCCTAATTAGTAATTTCGGCAGCAGTGGTTTTGTAGCGGCGATCCTCACCGACAATTACGGGCTTCGTGTGCATGCAACCCACATGGCGCATGGTTCGTTCTGCCCCCTCTATGtcagaaaattataattttgggATCGGGATCTTAACTTACCATCAgcaaaaccaaaatcaaaatcagtgGTCTAAACTTACAACTTGCTTCTGACTTCGAACGGCGACGTTAAGAGCTTTATTGGGCAAATGGCCAAATGggattgttatttatttatttatttatttattcaaatcacGAAACGAGGTTCAAAAACCATGGTACATCTGGACTGTTGACGCGTTTGACTTGGACCCTTTTCTATTTGCATTTGGTTTTCGCTAGAATCTTTACAATTTTGAACCGCAAGAATAGCTTCTAATTATTGATCAAGTTGTAATCAAATAATGATGATTTATTGGTTGATGTATTCTATTTGCATTTGGTTTTGGCAAGAATCTTTGCAATTTTGAATCGCAAGAATagcttctaatttttttttatgaagttGTAGTCAAACTTGAGacccaaggaaaaaaaaaattgtgccAAAAATGGAATGACGTAGAGGATACAGGaaccttatatatatatataagagaaAGTTTATGATACATGTGAGGTAATAAAAGTCGAATTTTATGGTAATAGCTCGattccatttaattttaattaattaaaatattttcttataggGCCTACCAAAATAgtttttttgaagttttaataattttctagtaCTTCCCATTCGAATCCAACATGCTCACTTTCTAGTAaacccttaaaaaataataattttttttaaaaaaaactttccTCGTACAGGAGAAAACCATTGACTAGGATAAAATAACACTTACACCCCCCTAATTTATTGCCCTTCACAAAATCGCATTAGTGGAGCCCGGTAAAAAGATAATAGGACCTATGATACGAAAATGAATAAACTATTTGCAAAAGCGTAAATATCTAGGGCCTCAAttatcaatttcttattcCCCAAACAAAATCTTTCCCTCGAAACCGCCCCTGGTTTCATGATACATAGATTCATAGCAGTAACATTCCGTTGCTTGCTCCCAGTCACAAACTCACTATAAAATCTCTCTGGCAAACGCCAATTTCATTCGTTCATCGAACACTTGTCACACTCTAgaagttcaaaaaaaaaaaaaaacatttctcAAAGACACTTTTCGGAAACACATTAACAAACGGACAATTCTTCGTCTCCGGCCCTTCAATCAATCATGGACACTAAAATTGGATCACTCGACACCTGCAAGCCCCCATGCAGCGACTTAGCCAGCCCGCCAAACGGTGCCGTTTCAACAATCCAATCCTCCGTTCCCGCTACTCCACTCGTCAACCCGTCCGAGTCGACCCTCGGCCGCCACCTCGCTCGCCGGCTCGTCCAAATCGGCGCCACCGACGTCTTCTCGGTCCCCGGCGACTTCAACTTGACGCTTCTCGACCACCTGATAGCCGAGCCCGGGCTCAACTTGATCGGTTGCTGTAACGAGCTGAATGCCGGATACGCTGCCGATGGGTACGCTCGCTCGCGTGGGGTCGGCGCCTGTGTCGTGACCTTCACCGTTGGTGGGCTTAGCGTGCTTAACGCTATCGCCGGTGCTTACAGTGAAAATCTGCCGTTGATTTGCATCGTTGGTGGCCCAAACTCCAATGATTACGGAACCAACAGGATCCTTCATCATACCATTGGCTTGCCTGATTTTAGCCAAGAACTCAGATGCTTTCAGACTGTCACCTGTTATCAGGTAACGatagtaataatttatttaaaaaaaaagctttctttctttatttttataacttaataactgaaaagtttcctttttttttgtttttaaaaaaaagatcaagcattgatattattaatatataagctTGACTGGTTTTTGATGATGGGTATGATATTTTTGATAGGCTGTGGTGAATAACTTGGAGGATGCACATGAGTTGATTGATACGGCAGTATCAACTGCTTTGAAAGAAAGCAAGCCTGTTTATATCAGCGTTGCTTGTAACTTGCCTGCGATTCCTCATCCTACTTTTAGCCGAGAGCCCGTTCCATTTTCGCTTTCTCCCAAGTAAGATTTTCAGCTCGTTCTCTTTATCATCAGGGATTTATTTGACTTACTTTCAGGTTTTTGACTGATTAGTggcaatttttgttttggcgGGGTAGGTTGAGTAATGAGATGGGCTTGGAGGCTGCAGTTGAGGCAGCAGCAGAGTTCTTGAACAAGGCGGTGAAACCAGTGTTGGTTGCTGGGCCCAAAATGAGAGTGGCCAAGGCTTGCAATGCTTTCGTTGAGCTTGCTGATGCTTGTGGCTACGCCGTTGCGGTGATGCCATCAGCGAAAGGGCTAGTACCAGAGCACCATCCCCATTTTATTGGAACTTATTGGGGTGCCGTGAGCACTGCTTTTTGTGCTGAAATTGTGGAATCTGCTGATGCTTATTTGTTTGCTGGACCTATATTTAATGACTATAGCTCGGTTGGgtactctcttcttctcaagaAGGAGAAGGCAGTCATTCTGCAGCCTGATCGTGTGGTGATTGCTAATGGACCGGCATTTGGTTGTGTTTTGATGAAGGATTTCCTCAAAGCACTTTCAAAGCGGCTCAAAAGCAACACTACTGCTTATGAGAATTACCACAGGATTTATGTTCCTGAGGGGCAACCTCCGAAGTGTGAACCCAAAGAGCCCTTGAGAGTGAATGTTCTGTTCCAACATATACAGAAGATGCTGTCTAGTGAAACTGCTGTGATTGCTGAGACAGGGGACTCTTGGTTTAACTGCCAGAAACTGAAATTGCCTAAGGGATGCGGGTGAGCATAAGAAAATCTGATTCTTCATGTTTGCTGGTTCTAAACCttctataaaatttaccaaataatgAGAATTTGGTTTTGCAGGTATGAGTTCCAAATGCAATATGGATCAATTGGTTGGTCTGTTGGTGCTACTCTTGGATATGCACAGTCTGTGCCAGAGAAGCGTGTCATTGCTTGCATAGGTGATGGTAGCTTCCAGGTATGAGCCAGCGATATTCGTCTAtgttaattatcttttatttggaaaaccaaCCATGAAAGACACtgttaaaatgataatacgACACAAATAATCTGAATCTGATCTGTTTGTTTTACCTAAACGCTTCAAATTTCTTGCATAGTCAATGATATCCTGTAAAGCATTGGTCTTTTACGTCATCAGTGTTTTTATCTTTGTTGGTGACTGCCTCAGGTAACTGCACAAGATGTGTCAACAATGCTGCGATGTGGGCAGAAGACTATAATCTTCCTGATTAACAATGG
It contains:
- the LOC102618817 gene encoding pyruvate decarboxylase 2 — translated: MDTKIGSLDTCKPPCSDLASPPNGAVSTIQSSVPATPLVNPSESTLGRHLARRLVQIGATDVFSVPGDFNLTLLDHLIAEPGLNLIGCCNELNAGYAADGYARSRGVGACVVTFTVGGLSVLNAIAGAYSENLPLICIVGGPNSNDYGTNRILHHTIGLPDFSQELRCFQTVTCYQAVVNNLEDAHELIDTAVSTALKESKPVYISVACNLPAIPHPTFSREPVPFSLSPKLSNEMGLEAAVEAAAEFLNKAVKPVLVAGPKMRVAKACNAFVELADACGYAVAVMPSAKGLVPEHHPHFIGTYWGAVSTAFCAEIVESADAYLFAGPIFNDYSSVGYSLLLKKEKAVILQPDRVVIANGPAFGCVLMKDFLKALSKRLKSNTTAYENYHRIYVPEGQPPKCEPKEPLRVNVLFQHIQKMLSSETAVIAETGDSWFNCQKLKLPKGCGYEFQMQYGSIGWSVGATLGYAQSVPEKRVIACIGDGSFQVTAQDVSTMLRCGQKTIIFLINNGGYTIEVEIHDGPYNVIKNWNYTGLVDAIHNGEGKCWTTKVFCEEELIEAIENATGPKKDCLCFIEVLVHKDDTSKELLEWGSRVSAANSRPPNPQ